A region of Pyxidicoccus parkwaysis DNA encodes the following proteins:
- a CDS encoding nucleotidyltransferase has product MGTDATLAERDRAPDEINARARAIGLLVDAGVPFVVGGAYAYATYTGIYRDTKDLDLFPRKRDALKALEVLEKDGWRTERADEVWIYKAYKGDYFVDFIFSSGNGVAVVDDEWFTYARSCTIFGHQCLVAPAEEMIWSKAFVNERERYDGSDVNHLILKAGRDMDWERLMRRFDRYWEVLLSHLMMFRFAYPSERDLVPDWVMAELMSRTLHTIREGRWEDKLCRGNLISRVNYHVDIHHWGFRDGRVWDENERQQGDERGARSELENSVGGSR; this is encoded by the coding sequence ATGGGCACGGACGCCACGCTGGCCGAGCGAGACCGCGCTCCGGATGAAATCAACGCGCGCGCACGGGCGATTGGGCTTCTGGTCGACGCGGGGGTGCCCTTCGTCGTGGGCGGTGCGTACGCGTATGCGACGTACACCGGCATCTACCGCGACACGAAGGATTTGGACCTCTTCCCGCGCAAGCGCGACGCGCTCAAGGCGCTCGAGGTGCTGGAGAAGGACGGCTGGCGCACCGAGCGCGCGGACGAGGTGTGGATCTACAAGGCCTACAAGGGCGACTACTTCGTCGACTTCATCTTCTCGTCCGGCAACGGCGTGGCGGTGGTGGATGACGAGTGGTTCACCTACGCGCGCTCCTGCACCATCTTCGGGCACCAGTGTCTGGTGGCGCCCGCGGAGGAGATGATCTGGTCCAAGGCCTTCGTGAACGAGCGCGAGCGGTATGACGGCTCGGACGTGAATCACCTCATCCTGAAGGCGGGGCGGGACATGGACTGGGAGCGGCTGATGCGCCGCTTCGACCGGTACTGGGAGGTGCTGCTCAGCCACCTGATGATGTTCCGATTCGCCTATCCGTCAGAGCGAGACCTGGTCCCCGACTGGGTGATGGCGGAGCTGATGAGCCGCACGCTGCACACCATCCGCGAGGGGCGCTGGGAGGACAAGCTGTGCCGGGGGAATCTCATCTCGCGGGTGAACTACCACGTGGACATCCACCACTGGGGCTTCCGCGACGGGCGGGTCTGGGACGAGAACGAACGACAGCAGGGAGACGAGCGTGGCGCGCGATCCGAGCTCGAAAATTCGGTTGGCGGCAGTCGGTGA
- a CDS encoding metallophosphoesterase family protein — MAAVGDLHCREDQHGRFRQLVKQVNATADLLVLCGDLTDRGMLEEGKVLAEELSALRVPCAAVLGNHDYEHNLSKELCTELAKAGVHLLDGDHFIFEKVLGVAGVKGFGGGFGNATLQAFGEGQTKSFVQEAVHESLKLEAALSHLDTEKKVVIMHYSPVPETLDGENIEIRPFLGTSRLSMPIDHYGAEAVFHGHAHHGTRLGKTKSGIPVYNVAMPLLAKHTPDQRYVLLEV; from the coding sequence TTGGCGGCAGTCGGTGACCTTCACTGCCGCGAGGACCAACACGGACGCTTCCGACAGCTCGTCAAACAGGTGAACGCCACGGCGGACCTGCTCGTGCTGTGCGGGGACCTCACCGACAGGGGAATGCTCGAGGAGGGGAAGGTGCTCGCGGAGGAGTTGTCCGCGCTGCGCGTGCCGTGCGCGGCGGTGCTGGGCAACCACGACTACGAGCACAATCTATCCAAGGAGCTCTGCACCGAGCTGGCCAAGGCGGGCGTGCACCTGCTCGACGGGGACCACTTCATCTTCGAGAAGGTGCTGGGCGTGGCGGGGGTGAAGGGCTTCGGCGGTGGGTTCGGCAACGCGACGTTGCAGGCCTTCGGTGAAGGACAGACGAAGTCCTTCGTGCAGGAGGCGGTGCACGAGTCGCTCAAGCTGGAGGCCGCGCTGAGCCACCTCGACACGGAGAAGAAGGTGGTCATCATGCATTACTCCCCGGTGCCGGAGACGCTGGACGGGGAGAACATCGAAATCCGCCCGTTCCTCGGGACGAGCCGTCTGTCGATGCCGATTGACCACTACGGCGCCGAGGCCGTCTTCCACGGGCATGCGCACCACGGGACGCGACTCGGAAAGACGAAGAGCGGCATCCCCGTCTACAACGTGGCGATGCCGCTGTTGGCGAAGCACACCCCGGACCAGCGGTACGTGTTGTTGGAGGTGTAG
- a CDS encoding ABC transporter ATP-binding protein, producing MLRISAVSKTYPNGVRALQGIDLTIERGLFGLLGPNGAGKSTLMRILATLQTPDAGQLTFDGADVLADPRGHRRRLGYLPQDFGVYPGVSASELLDHLGVLKGLTDRRARREQVDALLQQTNLYAHRKKAVSGFSGGMRQRFGIAQALLGNPRMLIVDEPTAGLDPEERNRFHNLLSEVGENVVVLLSTHIVEDVRQLCPRMAILSGGRVLREGAPETLVAELKSRVWRRTVEKHEVAGHRASLNVLSTQLSGGKTALRVLAEASPGPGFERVSPDLEDVYFSALSGRTAS from the coding sequence ATGCTGCGCATCTCGGCCGTCTCGAAGACCTACCCGAATGGCGTGCGTGCCCTTCAGGGCATCGACCTGACGATTGAGCGGGGCCTGTTCGGGCTCCTCGGGCCGAATGGCGCGGGGAAGTCCACGCTCATGCGCATCCTCGCCACGCTCCAGACGCCGGATGCGGGGCAGCTCACCTTCGACGGGGCCGACGTGCTCGCGGACCCACGAGGCCACCGGCGGCGCCTGGGCTATCTGCCCCAGGACTTCGGCGTGTACCCCGGCGTGTCGGCGTCCGAGCTGCTGGACCACCTGGGCGTGCTCAAGGGGCTGACGGACCGGCGCGCGCGGCGCGAGCAGGTGGACGCGCTGCTGCAACAGACGAACCTGTATGCGCACCGCAAGAAGGCCGTCAGCGGCTTCTCCGGAGGCATGCGGCAGCGCTTCGGAATCGCGCAGGCGCTGCTGGGCAACCCGCGCATGCTCATCGTCGACGAGCCCACCGCCGGACTGGACCCGGAGGAGCGCAACCGGTTCCACAACCTGCTGAGCGAGGTGGGAGAGAACGTCGTGGTGCTGCTGTCCACGCACATCGTCGAGGACGTGCGCCAGCTCTGCCCCCGCATGGCCATCCTGTCCGGAGGCCGCGTGCTGCGGGAGGGCGCGCCCGAGACGCTCGTCGCGGAGCTGAAGAGTCGCGTGTGGCGCAGGACGGTGGAGAAGCACGAGGTCGCAGGCCACCGTGCGTCGTTGAACGTGCTCTCCACGCAGCTCTCCGGAGGAAAGACGGCGCTGCGCGTGTTGGCGGAGGCGTCACCGGGCCCGGGGTTCGAGCGGGTGTCGCCCGATTTGGAAGACGTCTACTTCTCCGCCCTGTCCGGGCGCACCGCGAGCTGA
- a CDS encoding M1 family aminopeptidase, with amino-acid sequence MLGEVLRFEWRYQTRQAGFFVAVAAFLGLAFVFVGTGYGPDNVHINSPYSVMQSMGLLSLFSIFALGLFCANAALRDSEHKMEELVFATSIGKLTYLSARFSGALLAALTVFAVTAVGLMVAPHLLTVDPERVGDTEVLRYAWALAVMVLPNLLFAASLLFAVSVLTRSALASYVGAVFLYALYFVGSLLGNSPLMAGAAPQTAESLARSALLDPFGLSAFFAQTQYWTEAERNTRLLALDGPFLVNRVLWLGVSVCVLGFVYKVFAFRVAAGSKTGREVKEDSASASSTYRPVESQVSAWAALRSSVGLESRYVLKSGAFLSLLALWLFVVGMEVVAGTTRAEYGTRLFPTTGLLLPNLREVLSLIGTLTVVYFGAELVWRERVVRMSALLDATPVGSAVFYLSKLVVLALLLLVLAGTAVGLSILFQLSRGYTHVEPWLYLSLLYFTGLPLLLFAVAVLWLQTLSPNRYVGMFLALLLALALRQGARVGLEHGLLRYAGGPPVGYSDMDGFGAAAESFSAFMLYWSAFAGLLGLVTCGLWQRGVSPPLRERLAALPRVWGRRGTVAAAVCLGIFAITGAFIFHGTNVLNRYETRSQLDDWKADYEKAYQRYETLPQPGVVAVKCNVDLFPQERRYQVTGTYQLENRTAEPVQTVWVSVQRDVSVASLTLADAKLRNHDARFGMYEFKLERPLIPGARTELAFALDVTRQGLDTQEPEASIVENGSFISNTEAFPIIGYRKGYELRDERERRKRGLPEVPAAEGDPENDLELEASNSQRVWTTLDATVSTSEDQLAVAPGVLRREWRDGGRRYFHYVMSRPMMNGFAFVSARYAVAKVKHGSIDVEVYYHPAHGYNVARMLVAATRSLDVFSEQFGPYRHEQLRIVEVPSYWSFGALARSNTIYYPEYRGFVADVRDTDGVDLVTRRIAHEVAHQWWGDQVDAAPGPGASTLIESLAKYSEQRVVQATYGEPHLRRVLAFDLDRYLRGRASEAAVEPPLTGVKDQSYLYYGKGAVVMNALSDLMGEAAVNRALRTFVKEHGFPNPRPTSKDLVAALHAEASEAHHALIDQWMVEVVLYDLKVESANYEPLEDGRYRVTARIAAGKKARRGGEDVPLELDEELDVAVFSQGSDEPLYAAKHRFTGAHTEVSVIVKERPASIAVDPFLRRVELERTDNVLGLVTAPVPAR; translated from the coding sequence ATGCTCGGCGAGGTGCTTCGTTTCGAGTGGCGCTACCAGACGCGCCAGGCCGGCTTCTTCGTGGCCGTCGCCGCCTTCCTGGGGCTGGCCTTCGTGTTCGTCGGCACGGGCTATGGCCCGGACAACGTGCACATCAACTCGCCGTACTCCGTCATGCAGTCCATGGGGTTGCTGTCGCTGTTCTCCATCTTCGCGCTCGGCCTGTTCTGTGCGAACGCGGCGCTGCGCGACAGCGAGCACAAGATGGAGGAGCTCGTCTTCGCCACGTCCATTGGCAAGCTCACGTACCTGTCCGCGAGATTCTCGGGCGCGCTGCTGGCCGCGCTCACCGTGTTCGCGGTGACGGCGGTGGGATTGATGGTGGCGCCGCACCTTCTCACCGTGGACCCGGAGCGGGTGGGGGACACGGAGGTGCTGCGCTACGCGTGGGCGCTGGCGGTGATGGTGCTGCCCAATCTGTTGTTCGCGGCCTCGCTGCTGTTCGCCGTCTCCGTGCTGACTCGGAGCGCGCTGGCCAGCTACGTCGGAGCCGTCTTCCTCTACGCGCTGTACTTCGTGGGCTCGCTGCTGGGGAACTCGCCGCTGATGGCGGGGGCCGCGCCGCAGACCGCGGAGTCCCTGGCGCGCTCGGCGTTGTTGGACCCGTTCGGACTGTCCGCGTTCTTCGCGCAGACGCAGTACTGGACGGAGGCCGAGCGCAACACGCGGCTGCTCGCGCTGGACGGGCCGTTCCTGGTCAACCGCGTGTTGTGGCTGGGTGTCTCGGTCTGTGTGCTCGGGTTCGTCTACAAGGTGTTTGCCTTCCGTGTTGCCGCCGGCTCGAAGACTGGCAGGGAAGTGAAGGAGGACAGTGCTTCCGCTTCGTCCACGTACCGGCCAGTAGAGAGCCAGGTCAGCGCGTGGGCCGCATTGCGGTCCTCCGTGGGGCTGGAGTCGCGGTACGTATTGAAGAGCGGGGCCTTCCTGTCGCTGCTCGCGCTGTGGCTCTTCGTGGTGGGCATGGAGGTCGTCGCGGGAACGACGCGCGCGGAGTACGGCACTCGGTTGTTCCCCACGACGGGACTGCTGCTCCCGAACCTCCGCGAGGTGCTGTCCCTCATCGGCACCCTCACCGTCGTCTACTTCGGCGCCGAGTTGGTCTGGCGCGAGCGCGTCGTCCGCATGAGCGCGCTCCTCGACGCAACCCCCGTGGGCAGCGCGGTCTTCTACCTGTCCAAGCTGGTGGTGTTGGCCCTTCTGCTGCTCGTGCTCGCCGGCACGGCGGTGGGCCTCTCCATCCTGTTCCAGCTCTCACGCGGCTACACGCACGTGGAGCCGTGGCTGTACCTGTCCCTGCTGTACTTCACGGGGCTGCCGCTGCTGCTGTTCGCGGTGGCGGTGCTGTGGCTCCAGACGCTGAGCCCGAACCGCTACGTCGGCATGTTCCTGGCGCTGCTCCTGGCCCTCGCCCTCCGCCAGGGAGCGCGCGTGGGGCTGGAGCACGGGCTGCTGCGCTACGCGGGCGGACCTCCAGTGGGCTACTCGGACATGGATGGCTTCGGTGCCGCCGCCGAGTCCTTCTCCGCGTTCATGTTGTACTGGAGCGCATTCGCCGGCCTGCTGGGGCTCGTCACCTGTGGACTGTGGCAGCGCGGCGTCAGTCCTCCGCTTCGCGAGCGCCTCGCGGCCCTGCCTCGCGTGTGGGGACGGCGCGGCACCGTGGCCGCGGCCGTGTGCCTGGGCATTTTCGCAATCACAGGCGCTTTCATCTTCCACGGCACGAACGTGCTCAACCGTTACGAGACACGCTCGCAGCTCGACGACTGGAAGGCGGACTACGAGAAGGCCTACCAGCGCTACGAGACGCTGCCCCAGCCTGGTGTCGTCGCCGTGAAGTGCAACGTCGACCTCTTCCCCCAGGAGCGGCGCTACCAGGTGACGGGCACGTACCAACTGGAGAACCGCACCGCGGAGCCCGTCCAGACGGTCTGGGTCTCCGTGCAGCGCGACGTGAGCGTGGCCTCGCTGACGCTGGCGGATGCGAAGCTGCGCAACCACGACGCGCGCTTCGGCATGTATGAGTTCAAGCTGGAGCGCCCGCTCATCCCCGGTGCGAGGACCGAGCTGGCCTTCGCCCTCGACGTCACACGACAGGGCCTCGACACCCAGGAGCCCGAGGCCTCCATCGTGGAGAACGGCTCGTTCATCTCCAACACCGAGGCGTTTCCAATCATCGGCTACCGCAAGGGCTACGAGCTCCGGGACGAACGCGAGCGGCGCAAGCGGGGACTTCCCGAGGTGCCCGCCGCCGAAGGCGACCCCGAGAACGACCTGGAGCTCGAAGCGAGCAACAGCCAGCGCGTGTGGACCACGTTGGACGCGACGGTGTCCACGTCGGAGGACCAGCTCGCGGTGGCACCCGGTGTGTTGCGCCGCGAGTGGCGGGACGGTGGCCGCCGCTATTTCCACTACGTCATGTCGCGTCCCATGATGAACGGGTTCGCCTTCGTGTCCGCTCGCTATGCGGTGGCGAAGGTGAAGCACGGGAGCATCGACGTGGAGGTGTATTACCACCCCGCGCATGGCTACAACGTGGCCCGGATGCTGGTGGCGGCGACGCGCTCGCTGGATGTCTTCAGTGAGCAGTTCGGCCCCTACCGGCACGAGCAGCTCCGCATCGTGGAGGTGCCGTCCTACTGGAGCTTCGGCGCGCTCGCGCGCTCGAACACCATCTACTACCCGGAGTACCGGGGCTTCGTGGCGGACGTGCGCGACACGGATGGCGTGGACCTCGTCACGCGGCGCATCGCGCACGAGGTGGCGCACCAGTGGTGGGGAGACCAGGTGGATGCCGCGCCTGGGCCGGGTGCATCGACCCTCATCGAGTCACTGGCGAAGTACTCCGAGCAGCGCGTGGTGCAGGCGACGTACGGAGAGCCACACCTGCGCCGGGTGCTGGCCTTCGACCTGGACCGATACCTGCGCGGACGCGCTTCCGAGGCCGCCGTGGAGCCGCCGCTCACCGGTGTGAAGGACCAGTCGTATCTGTATTACGGCAAGGGCGCGGTGGTGATGAATGCCCTGTCGGACCTGATGGGCGAGGCGGCGGTGAACCGCGCGCTGCGGACGTTCGTGAAGGAGCACGGGTTCCCGAACCCTCGGCCGACGTCGAAAGACCTCGTGGCCGCCCTGCACGCCGAGGCCTCCGAGGCGCACCACGCGCTCATTGACCAGTGGATGGTGGAGGTCGTCCTCTACGACCTGAAGGTGGAGTCAGCGAACTACGAGCCGCTGGAGGACGGCCGCTACCGCGTCACTGCCCGGATTGCCGCGGGGAAGAAGGCCCGGCGCGGCGGTGAGGACGTCCCGCTGGAGCTGGACGAGGAGCTGGATGTCGCCGTGTTCTCCCAGGGCTCGGATGAGCCGCTGTACGCGGCGAAGCACCGCTTCACCGGCGCGCACACCGAGGTGTCCGTCATCGTGAAGGAGCGTCCCGCCTCCATCGCGGTGGACCCGTTCCTCCGGCGCGTCGAGCTGGAGAGGACAGACAACGTCCTCGGGCTCGTCACTGCTCCAGTCCCAGCTCGGTGA
- a CDS encoding S9 family peptidase: protein MTFRICALCAFVLTTACATSRPAAPPIAKRVPHSVTVHGDTREDEYAWLRNRSDPDVLAYLEAETAYAKSFMRAEAGLQERLYQELLGRIQQTSASVPYRKGDHLYYSRTEEGRPYAIHCRKRVEPEGPEEVLLDLNALAEGHRFFRIKAFAVSDDGNLLAYSVDTSGGRDYTLYLKDLRTGALLPEHREHVDDVAWAADNRTLLYATEDAAKRSHRVWRHELGAKEDTLVYEDADEHFNVYVWRSRSGEYLFIKSRGRDTGEVRVLPAGEPRSVPRVILPREEGHQYSVDHRGGLFYIRTNSGAPHFRLVATPVDATGRENWTELLPHRESVMLEDVQLFARHLVISEREGGLQVFTVMDLTTGQRHRITFPEAFYEVELDRNEQWNTSRLRLRYESPVTPASTFDYDMTTRERVLLQQQQVPGYEPSRYTTERLFVMAADGARIPVSLVYRKGLRRDGSAPMYLKGYGAYGSTPSLGFFSNDVSMLERGIVVATAHVRGGGDLGETWHDAGRLHRKMNTFTDFISVAEALIARGYTSKERLAIWGGSAGGLLVGTVLNLRPDLFRVALLHFPFVDVLNTMLDPSLALTVPEYEEWGNPTKPEDYAVIKQYCPYTNVKAQPYPAVMVMAALNDSQVMYWQPAKWVARLRAMKTDTRPLLLHMDLDAGHSGPSDRYAFLREVAFTFAFVFTELGLEQ from the coding sequence ATGACCTTCCGAATCTGCGCGCTGTGCGCCTTCGTGCTGACCACCGCCTGTGCGACGTCGCGCCCAGCCGCTCCTCCAATAGCGAAGCGTGTTCCCCACTCCGTCACCGTGCATGGCGACACGCGCGAGGACGAGTACGCCTGGCTGCGGAACCGGAGCGACCCGGATGTGCTCGCGTACCTCGAAGCCGAGACGGCCTATGCGAAGTCCTTCATGCGCGCCGAAGCGGGCCTCCAGGAGCGCCTCTACCAGGAGCTCCTCGGACGGATTCAGCAGACGAGCGCCAGCGTGCCGTACCGCAAAGGCGACCACCTCTACTACTCGCGCACCGAGGAGGGCCGGCCCTACGCCATCCACTGCCGCAAGCGCGTGGAGCCCGAAGGGCCCGAGGAGGTGCTGCTCGACCTGAACGCGCTCGCCGAGGGGCATCGCTTCTTCCGCATCAAAGCGTTCGCGGTGAGCGACGACGGCAACCTACTGGCGTACTCCGTCGACACCTCCGGCGGGCGCGACTACACGCTGTACCTCAAGGACCTACGAACCGGCGCGCTGCTGCCCGAGCACCGCGAGCACGTCGACGACGTGGCCTGGGCCGCCGACAACCGCACCCTCCTCTACGCCACCGAGGACGCGGCGAAGCGGAGCCACCGGGTCTGGCGCCACGAACTCGGTGCGAAGGAGGACACGCTCGTCTACGAGGACGCGGATGAGCACTTCAACGTGTACGTGTGGCGCTCGCGCTCCGGCGAGTACCTCTTCATCAAGAGCCGCGGCCGCGACACCGGCGAGGTGCGCGTGCTCCCGGCCGGCGAGCCCCGCTCGGTACCTCGCGTCATCCTCCCCCGCGAGGAGGGCCACCAGTACAGCGTGGACCATCGGGGTGGGCTCTTCTACATCCGCACCAACTCCGGAGCGCCGCACTTCCGCCTCGTCGCCACGCCGGTGGATGCCACCGGGCGCGAGAACTGGACGGAGCTGTTGCCACATCGTGAGTCGGTAATGCTCGAAGACGTGCAGCTCTTCGCGCGACACCTCGTCATCTCCGAGCGCGAAGGGGGCCTGCAGGTCTTCACGGTGATGGACCTCACCACGGGCCAGCGCCACCGCATCACCTTCCCCGAGGCCTTCTACGAGGTGGAGCTGGACCGCAACGAGCAATGGAACACGTCCCGGCTGCGGCTCCGCTACGAGTCCCCCGTCACGCCCGCCTCCACCTTCGACTACGACATGACGACGCGGGAGCGGGTGCTGCTCCAGCAGCAGCAGGTGCCCGGCTACGAGCCCTCGCGCTACACCACGGAGCGGCTGTTCGTGATGGCGGCGGACGGAGCGCGCATCCCCGTCAGCCTCGTCTACCGGAAGGGCCTGCGCAGAGATGGCAGCGCGCCCATGTACCTCAAGGGTTACGGCGCCTATGGCAGCACGCCGTCACTGGGGTTCTTCTCCAACGATGTGTCCATGTTGGAGCGAGGCATCGTCGTGGCCACGGCGCACGTGCGCGGCGGCGGAGACCTGGGCGAGACGTGGCACGACGCGGGCCGGCTGCACCGGAAGATGAACACCTTCACGGACTTCATCTCCGTGGCCGAGGCGCTCATCGCGCGGGGGTACACGTCGAAGGAGCGGCTGGCCATCTGGGGCGGCAGCGCGGGCGGGCTGCTGGTGGGCACCGTGCTCAACCTGCGTCCGGACCTGTTCCGCGTGGCCCTGCTGCACTTCCCCTTCGTGGACGTGCTGAACACGATGCTCGACCCGTCCCTGGCCCTCACCGTCCCCGAGTACGAGGAGTGGGGCAACCCGACGAAGCCCGAGGACTACGCGGTCATCAAGCAGTACTGCCCCTATACGAATGTGAAGGCGCAGCCCTACCCGGCCGTAATGGTGATGGCGGCGCTCAATGACAGTCAGGTCATGTACTGGCAGCCGGCGAAGTGGGTGGCCCGGCTGCGGGCGATGAAGACGGACACCCGGCCCCTGCTCCTGCACATGGACCTGGACGCGGGGCACTCGGGGCCTTCGGACCGCTATGCCTTCCTGCGCGAGGTGGCCTTCACCTTCGCGTTCGTCTTCACCGAGCTGGGACTGGAGCAGTGA
- a CDS encoding DUF2252 domain-containing protein produces the protein MEDGSSVELEEAKVPLVSAERTQQVRRTPRGRRPSLLSKADFRSVDERMAAGRALRKRCPRSEHAHWKPFRGRDPLEQLRRSDATRLPWLVPVRHERMAESNFAFLRGTPFVMASDLSRTRVSGLRSQLCGDAHLANFGLFGTPERRLIFDLNDFDETLPGPFEWDVKRLAASCVVVSRRNGLGCGRKAARHAVRAYRRMMRELAPQGLLEVWSRGVDAKQFVRDCSSPDGLAKQAVEKALRHTSAHAVEKLTEERDGQRHLAYQPPLLFPLAAVKMGISAAELRRRMKRLAVGYLSSLDGAMRDLCLRYRQREWGFKVVGVGSVGLQAYVVFCEGNGADDPLVLQVKEAQASVLEPYVGPSGFRGHGERVVVGQKRMQAVSDLFLGWTEVEGMGAFYVRQLRDMKGSLDVEKMESDVLLEYSESCGATLARAHARTGDAAAIAGYLGSSTCFDEAVADFACAYADQMDEDYGRFIDSPEGRTSH, from the coding sequence ATGGAGGACGGCTCATCCGTCGAGCTGGAAGAAGCGAAAGTTCCATTGGTCTCCGCCGAGCGGACGCAGCAGGTCCGCCGCACACCCCGGGGGCGGAGGCCCTCGCTGCTGTCCAAGGCCGACTTCCGGAGCGTCGACGAGCGCATGGCGGCGGGGCGCGCCCTGCGCAAGCGCTGCCCCCGGAGTGAGCACGCCCACTGGAAGCCCTTTCGAGGAAGAGACCCGCTGGAGCAGCTCCGTCGCTCGGATGCGACGCGGCTGCCGTGGCTGGTGCCCGTTCGCCATGAGCGCATGGCGGAGTCGAACTTCGCATTCCTCCGGGGCACGCCCTTCGTCATGGCGAGTGACTTGTCGCGCACGCGGGTGAGCGGCCTGCGCAGTCAGCTCTGCGGAGACGCGCACCTCGCCAACTTCGGCCTCTTCGGCACGCCGGAGCGGCGCCTCATCTTCGACCTCAACGACTTCGACGAGACGCTGCCCGGTCCCTTCGAGTGGGACGTGAAGCGACTGGCGGCGAGCTGCGTGGTGGTGTCACGGCGGAACGGGCTCGGCTGTGGACGCAAGGCGGCCCGACACGCGGTGAGGGCCTACCGGCGGATGATGCGGGAGCTGGCGCCGCAGGGGCTGCTGGAGGTCTGGTCCAGGGGCGTGGACGCGAAGCAGTTCGTGCGCGACTGCTCCAGTCCGGATGGGCTCGCGAAGCAGGCCGTGGAGAAGGCGCTCCGTCACACCAGCGCGCACGCGGTGGAGAAGCTCACCGAGGAGCGTGATGGTCAGCGGCACCTCGCCTACCAGCCGCCGCTGCTCTTCCCGCTGGCGGCGGTGAAGATGGGCATCTCCGCGGCGGAGCTGCGCCGGAGGATGAAGCGGCTGGCGGTGGGCTACCTGTCCTCGCTGGACGGCGCCATGAGGGACCTCTGCCTCCGGTACCGGCAGCGCGAGTGGGGCTTCAAGGTGGTGGGCGTGGGCAGCGTGGGGCTCCAGGCCTATGTGGTGTTCTGCGAGGGCAACGGTGCCGATGACCCCCTCGTCCTCCAGGTGAAGGAGGCGCAGGCCTCCGTGCTCGAGCCCTACGTCGGTCCGAGTGGCTTCCGCGGCCATGGCGAGCGCGTGGTGGTGGGGCAGAAGCGCATGCAGGCCGTCTCGGACCTGTTCCTCGGGTGGACGGAGGTGGAGGGGATGGGCGCCTTCTACGTCCGGCAGCTTCGCGACATGAAGGGCTCGCTGGACGTGGAGAAGATGGAGTCCGACGTGCTCCTCGAGTACTCGGAGTCCTGCGGTGCCACGCTGGCCCGGGCCCACGCGCGCACGGGAGATGCCGCCGCCATCGCGGGCTACCTCGGCAGCAGCACCTGCTTCGATGAGGCCGTCGCTGACTTCGCCTGCGCCTACGCGGACCAGATGGACGAGGACTACGGGCGCTTCATCGACTCGCCCGAGGGCAGGACGTCGCACTGA
- a CDS encoding phthiocerol/phthiodiolone dimycocerosyl transferase family protein: MAVARALSPNEAEFEYYNRKLSGALQMQLCLRLGGPLTFDTVQRALRLLQQEHTLLQSRIAGSEGNLHYEVDPALRLPARQVARTRADQWRDVIREELNASLDSSEGLMRVSFIPAGAGTELSDIIIKSHHGIMDAAAMMRVYGRLMELCGELAAGKEPVPGAPRPVSPPTTELLPLKGLSLGLKKARFMAYMLRTMMTKKPRPLPLTDFAPVGQQQSSFEHLRVPADVLAPLVVRAREERSSVTAALAAAMLLTIRKSLPGDGPLNLAWLSPLSYRNAIRSDFADPSNLAFAFGTGMFVNSVDARNGTFWDLARATKVNIEDAVKSQLHYTTPHLAKMRLGFFEKQQPPAMVLSFSNMGTFQVADTFGPLTLREVQFTPAIRGYGPLWVVHAYTYREELYIHLGFAQPLLRPEAARAWLDSVVGYLKDSLAR; the protein is encoded by the coding sequence ATGGCCGTGGCCCGCGCCCTGAGCCCCAACGAGGCGGAGTTCGAGTACTACAACCGCAAGCTGAGCGGAGCGCTGCAGATGCAGCTCTGCCTGCGGCTGGGCGGTCCCCTCACGTTCGACACCGTCCAGCGCGCGCTGCGGCTGCTCCAGCAGGAGCACACGCTGCTCCAGTCGCGCATCGCCGGCTCGGAGGGAAATCTGCACTACGAGGTGGACCCCGCCCTGCGCCTGCCGGCCCGGCAGGTGGCCCGCACCCGCGCGGACCAGTGGCGCGACGTGATTCGCGAGGAGCTCAACGCGTCTCTCGACTCTTCCGAGGGACTGATGCGCGTCAGCTTCATCCCGGCCGGAGCGGGGACGGAGCTGAGTGACATCATCATCAAGTCGCACCACGGCATCATGGACGCGGCGGCGATGATGCGCGTCTACGGCCGGTTGATGGAGCTGTGCGGCGAGCTGGCCGCGGGGAAGGAGCCCGTGCCCGGGGCGCCGCGTCCGGTGTCTCCGCCCACGACGGAGCTGCTGCCGCTGAAGGGGCTGTCGCTGGGCCTGAAGAAGGCCCGCTTCATGGCCTACATGCTGCGGACGATGATGACGAAGAAGCCCAGGCCGCTGCCCCTCACGGACTTCGCACCCGTGGGCCAGCAGCAGTCCAGCTTCGAGCATCTCCGGGTGCCGGCGGACGTCCTCGCACCGCTGGTGGTGCGCGCGCGCGAGGAGCGAAGCTCCGTCACCGCGGCGCTCGCGGCGGCCATGCTGCTCACCATCCGCAAGAGCTTGCCGGGCGACGGGCCGCTGAACCTCGCGTGGCTGTCACCGCTCAGCTACCGCAACGCCATCCGCTCCGACTTCGCGGACCCGTCCAACCTCGCCTTCGCCTTCGGCACGGGCATGTTCGTCAACAGCGTGGATGCCCGGAACGGCACGTTCTGGGATTTGGCTCGCGCCACGAAGGTGAACATCGAGGACGCGGTGAAGAGCCAGCTCCATTACACGACACCGCACCTGGCGAAGATGCGGCTGGGCTTCTTCGAGAAGCAGCAGCCTCCGGCCATGGTGCTGTCCTTCTCCAACATGGGCACGTTCCAGGTGGCGGACACCTTCGGCCCGCTGACGTTGCGGGAGGTGCAGTTCACCCCGGCCATCCGCGGCTACGGCCCCCTCTGGGTGGTCCACGCGTACACGTATCGTGAGGAGCTGTACATCCACCTGGGCTTCGCCCAGCCGCTGCTGCGGCCCGAGGCGGCGCGGGCGTGGCTGGACTCAGTCGTTGGATATTTGAAGGACTCACTGGCGAGGTAA